A single region of the Triticum dicoccoides isolate Atlit2015 ecotype Zavitan chromosome 2B, WEW_v2.0, whole genome shotgun sequence genome encodes:
- the LOC119366361 gene encoding chaperone protein dnaJ C76, chloroplastic-like — translation MPALLLNTAAPLANPSSLRPSFGSSRHQHRCRAAASSSSSSSSSSGRAGSSWATDYDLYELLGVEPSSPQADIKAAYRALQKRCHPDVAANGGNGPSAHDMAVVLNEVYALLSDPAQRRAYDREHARRSEFQGYTGRPLYSSWRGGDAETRAVFVDEVACVGCLKCALHAGRTFAIESVHGRARVVAQWADPEDRIADAVQTCPVDCISYVDRSDLAALEFLMSKLPRRRVRVSEANAAGSPDIFAEVAKFKARFDKMENKSATRQSEESEATWQSRSSAVQTIMSMSNWWYWRPFRAPAGAATAAVPAPLRLLPPPQSPPPPSAAADPVTERLKEAAARRKAEGATASAVYARQRDEYWTPQRNLPSTASFPSPEAQSAAPPRRRVRRASGGERPAERRARIDLTVPMLMAIVAAGIAGYNREEMGGGVIEDHIGGEAALGVVNSSELQVVLAGVTWFVIGAAVAGFLQVALGRRNE, via the exons ATGCCCGCGCTTCTCCTCAAcaccgccgccccgctcgccaATCCTAGCAGCCTCAGGCCGTCCTTCGGTTCCTCCCGCCACCAGCACCGATGCCgagccgccgcctcctcgtcgtcgtcgtcgtccagcTCTAGCGGCCGCGCGGGATCGTCGTGGGCGACGGACTACGACCTGTACGAGCTGCTCGGGGTGGAGCCCTCGTCGCCGCAGGCCGACATCAAGGCCGCCTACCGGGCGCTGCAGAAGCGCTGCCACCCGGACGTCGCCGCCAACGGCGGCAACGGCCCCTCCGCCCACGACATGGCCGTGGTGCTCAACGAGGTGTACGCGCTGCTGTCCGACCCGGCGCAGCGCCGGGCCTACGACCGGGAGCACGCGCGCCGGTCCGAGTTCCAGGGCTACACGGGCCGCCCGCTCTACTCGTCGTGGCGCGGCGGGGACGCCGAGACGCGCGCCGTGTTCGTCGACGAGGTCGCCTGCGTGGGGTGCCTCAAGTGCGCGCTCCACGCCGGCCGCACCTTCGCCATCGAGTCCGTGCACGGCCGCGCCCGCGTCGTCGCCCAGTGGGCCGACCCCGAGGACCGCATCGCCGACGCCGTCCAGACCTGCCCCGTCGACTGCATCTCCTACGTCGACCGCTCCGACCTGGCGGCGCTCGAGTTCCTCATGTCCAAGCTGCCGCGTCGCAGGGTCCGCGTCTCCGAGGCCAATGCCGCCGGCTCGCCCGACATCTTCGCCGAGGTCGCCAAGTTCAAGGCCAGGTTCGACAAGATGGAGAACAAGTCCGCCACCAGGCAATCCGAG GAGTCGGAGGCGACGTGGCAGTCGAGGAGCTCGGCGGTCCAGACCATCATGTCCATGTCCAACTGGTGGTACTGGCGGCCGTTCAGAGCCCCAgccggcgccgccaccgccgccgtccctGCCCCTCTCCGCCTGCTGCCACCGCCACAGTCACCGCCGCCTCCTTCAGCTGCTGCCGACCCCGTGACGGAGAGGCTCAAGGAGGCAGCCGCGCGACGCAAGGCGGAGGGCGCGACGGCGTCGGCGGTGTACGCCCGCCAGCGCGACGAGTACTGGACCCCGCAGCGGAACCTTCCGTCCACGGCCTCGTTTCCGTCGCCGGAGGCCCAGAGCGCCGCGCCGCCGCGGAGACGGGTGCGAAGAGCGTCCGGTGGCGAGAGGCCGGCCGAGAGGAGGGCGAGGATCGACCTGACGGTGCCGATGCTGATGGCGATCGTCGCGGCTGGGATCGCCGGGTACAACAGGGAGGAGATGGGCGGTGGCGTGATCGAGGACCACATCGGCGGTGAGGCTGCTCTCGGAGTCGTGAATAGCTCCGAGCTCCAGGTTGTCTTGGCCGGCGTGACGTGGTTCGTCATCG